A genome region from Nocardiopsis exhalans includes the following:
- a CDS encoding homoserine dehydrogenase gives MAMKVALLGCGVVGSEVVRLVNEQSGELAARIGTPIEIGGIAVRRLDRDRGVDPALLTTDATALVTRPDIDVVVEVIGGIEPARSLMLAAIKAGKSVVTANKALLAEDGQTLQAAARDAGVDLYYEASVAGAIPLLRPLRDSLAGDRVNRVLGIVNGTTNYVLDRMDSLGAGFTESLEEAQALGYAEADPTADVEGFDAAAKAAILARLAFHTQRVTAADVHREGITGVSAADIASARAMGCVVKLLAICQRSEDGESVGVRVHPVMLPVEHPLASVKEAYNAVFVEAESAGRLMFYGAGAGGTPTASAVLGDIVAVTRNRLANTSVGEGAHDTGLPVHDMGQTITSYHVALDVADRPGVLSKVAEIFADHGVSIKNVRQEGTGDDAQLVLVSHPAPDSALSSTVEELSVHPMVRDVASVMRVETFQD, from the coding sequence ATGGCGATGAAGGTGGCGCTGCTCGGATGCGGCGTTGTGGGTTCGGAAGTCGTCCGCCTGGTCAACGAGCAGTCCGGGGAACTGGCCGCGCGGATCGGCACGCCGATCGAGATCGGCGGCATCGCGGTCCGCCGGCTGGACCGCGACCGCGGCGTCGACCCGGCGCTGCTGACCACCGACGCCACGGCGCTGGTCACCCGCCCGGACATCGACGTCGTGGTGGAGGTCATCGGCGGGATCGAACCGGCCCGTTCGCTGATGCTCGCCGCGATCAAGGCGGGCAAGTCCGTGGTGACGGCCAACAAGGCCCTGCTCGCCGAGGACGGTCAGACACTTCAGGCCGCGGCCCGCGACGCCGGGGTCGACCTGTACTACGAGGCGTCCGTGGCGGGTGCGATCCCGCTGCTGCGCCCGCTGCGCGACTCCCTGGCCGGGGACCGGGTCAACCGGGTCCTGGGCATCGTCAACGGCACCACGAACTACGTGCTGGACCGGATGGACTCCCTGGGTGCCGGGTTCACCGAGTCACTGGAGGAGGCACAGGCCCTCGGGTACGCCGAGGCCGACCCGACCGCCGACGTCGAGGGCTTCGACGCCGCCGCCAAGGCCGCGATCCTGGCCCGGCTGGCCTTCCACACCCAGCGGGTCACCGCCGCCGACGTCCACCGCGAGGGCATCACCGGGGTGTCGGCCGCCGACATCGCCAGCGCCCGCGCGATGGGCTGCGTCGTCAAACTCCTGGCGATCTGCCAGCGCTCCGAGGACGGCGAGTCGGTGGGCGTGCGCGTCCACCCGGTGATGCTTCCGGTCGAGCACCCGCTGGCCAGCGTCAAGGAGGCCTACAACGCGGTGTTCGTGGAGGCCGAGTCGGCCGGTCGCCTGATGTTCTACGGAGCCGGGGCCGGCGGCACGCCCACCGCCAGCGCCGTCCTGGGCGACATCGTGGCGGTGACCCGCAACCGCCTGGCGAACACGTCGGTGGGGGAGGGCGCTCACGACACCGGTCTGCCGGTGCACGACATGGGTCAGACCATCACCAGTTACCACGTGGCGCTGGACGTGGCCGACCGCCCCGGTGTGCTCTCCAAGGTCGCCGAGATCTTCGCTGACCACGGGGTGTCCATCAAGAACGTGCGCCAGGAGGGGACCGGGGACGATGCCCAGCTCGTGCTGGTCAGCCACCCCGCACCGGACTCCGCGCTGAGCAGCACCGTCGAGGAGCTCAGCGTGCACCCGATGGTCCGCGACGTCGCCAGCGTCATGCGCGTGGAGACCTTCCAGGATTAG
- the thrC gene encoding threonine synthase, whose amino-acid sequence MARAWRGIVEEYRDRLPVNENTPVVTLQEGGTPLLPATRVSELTGCEVLLKVEGLNPTGSFKDRGMTVAITKAAEDGAKAVICASTGNTSASAAAYAIRAGMTCAVLVPQGKIAMGKLAQALVHGARLLQVDGNFDDCLELARKLSVDYPVALVNSVNPYRLQGQKTAAFEIVDALGDAPDIHCIPVGNAGNITAYWMGYTEYAKDGISTKAPRMLGFQASGSAPIVNGAPVTNPSTIATAIRIGNPASWKLAEQARDESGGLIDKVTDRQIMAAYKLLAAEEGVFVELASAASVAGLLQAVEAGQVPKGSRIVCTVTGNGLKDPDWALAGASSATTVPVDAQAAAKALDLV is encoded by the coding sequence ATGGCACGGGCGTGGCGAGGCATCGTCGAGGAGTACCGCGACCGCCTTCCCGTCAACGAGAACACCCCCGTCGTCACCCTCCAGGAGGGCGGCACCCCCCTGCTGCCTGCCACGCGCGTATCCGAACTCACGGGATGCGAGGTCCTCCTCAAGGTCGAGGGCCTCAACCCCACGGGTTCGTTCAAGGACCGCGGTATGACGGTGGCCATCACCAAGGCCGCCGAGGACGGCGCCAAGGCGGTCATCTGCGCCTCCACCGGCAACACCAGCGCCAGCGCCGCGGCCTACGCCATCCGCGCCGGCATGACCTGCGCCGTGCTGGTGCCCCAGGGCAAGATCGCCATGGGCAAGCTCGCCCAGGCCCTCGTGCACGGCGCCCGCCTGCTCCAGGTCGACGGCAACTTCGACGACTGCCTGGAACTGGCCCGCAAGCTCAGCGTCGACTACCCCGTCGCCCTGGTGAACTCGGTCAACCCCTACCGCCTCCAGGGGCAGAAGACCGCCGCCTTCGAGATCGTGGACGCCCTCGGCGACGCCCCGGACATCCACTGCATCCCCGTCGGCAACGCGGGCAACATCACCGCCTACTGGATGGGCTACACCGAGTACGCCAAGGACGGGATCTCCACCAAGGCCCCGCGCATGCTCGGCTTCCAGGCCAGCGGTTCCGCCCCGATCGTCAACGGAGCACCGGTCACCAACCCGAGCACCATCGCCACCGCGATCCGCATCGGCAACCCGGCCTCCTGGAAGCTCGCCGAACAGGCCCGCGACGAGTCCGGCGGCCTCATCGACAAGGTGACCGACCGCCAGATCATGGCCGCCTACAAGCTCCTCGCCGCAGAGGAGGGCGTGTTCGTCGAACTCGCCTCCGCCGCGAGCGTGGCCGGGCTCCTCCAGGCCGTCGAGGCCGGGCAGGTCCCCAAGGGCAGCCGGATCGTGTGCACCGTGACCGGGAACGGCCTCAAGGACCCCGACTGGGCGCTGGCCGGAGCCTCCTCCGCCACCACCGTCCCCGTCGACGCCCAGGCCGCCGCCAAGGCCCTCGATCTCGTCTAG
- the thrB gene encoding homoserine kinase yields MSVRAPATSANLGPGFDALGLAVQLYNEFDVAVRADGELRIRVEGEGSGEVPLDRRHLVVRAMHEAFERVGEELPGLDLHCVNRIPHARGLGSSSSAIVGGVAAAAALLGRTGPDGGPDRDWIYQIAADIEGHPDNVAPCVHGGYTVAYRDGDSWAAARLTPHARILPVLCVPGWKLSTERARGLLPETVSHADAAFNAGRAALMTAAVCGQPESLYAATEDRLHEAYRAPAMPRTLELIGDLRQHGELPAVVSGAGPTVLVLCSVPEGSAREDSPEIVRQIDLIRQRAGNDWDIRPLHIEPAGVRTPSPHP; encoded by the coding sequence GTGTCCGTCCGGGCACCGGCGACCAGCGCCAACCTCGGCCCGGGCTTCGACGCCCTCGGGTTGGCCGTCCAGCTGTACAACGAGTTCGACGTCGCGGTCCGCGCCGACGGCGAGCTCCGCATCCGGGTCGAGGGGGAGGGCTCTGGCGAGGTACCGCTCGACCGGCGCCACCTCGTCGTCCGGGCCATGCACGAGGCCTTCGAGCGGGTCGGGGAGGAACTGCCCGGCCTGGACCTGCACTGCGTGAACCGCATTCCGCACGCCCGGGGTCTGGGCTCGTCCTCGTCGGCGATCGTCGGCGGGGTCGCCGCGGCCGCCGCGCTGCTGGGCCGTACCGGACCCGACGGTGGGCCGGACCGGGACTGGATCTACCAGATCGCCGCGGACATCGAGGGCCACCCGGACAACGTGGCTCCGTGCGTCCACGGCGGCTACACCGTGGCCTACCGCGACGGCGACTCCTGGGCTGCCGCCCGGCTCACCCCCCACGCGCGGATCCTGCCCGTGCTGTGCGTGCCGGGGTGGAAGCTGTCCACCGAACGCGCCCGCGGTCTCCTGCCCGAAACCGTCTCCCATGCCGACGCGGCCTTCAACGCGGGCCGTGCCGCGCTGATGACGGCGGCCGTTTGTGGCCAACCCGAATCCCTGTACGCGGCCACCGAGGATCGGCTACACGAGGCCTACCGGGCCCCCGCGATGCCCCGAACCCTGGAGCTCATCGGTGACCTGCGTCAACACGGGGAACTTCCGGCCGTGGTCTCCGGCGCGGGGCCCACGGTGCTCGTGCTGTGCTCGGTTCCGGAGGGTTCGGCGCGGGAGGATTCACCGGAAATCGTCCGGCAGATTGATTTGATCCGTCAGCGGGCGGGTAATGATTGGGACATACGCCCCCTGCACATCGAGCCGGCGGGGGTGCGGACCCCATCTCCCCATCCGTAG